In Shinella sp. XGS7, a single genomic region encodes these proteins:
- a CDS encoding SCO family protein, producing MFSLLSPRAAPGAAPSPTQCRERRLALARGAGLLSLSAGTLLGLAACQERGPRFHGVNLSGAPYGQDFSLRNPQGRELRLADFRGQVVLLFFGFTQCPDICPTALSRAVAVRQLLGPQAERLQVLFMTIDPERDSPALLQAYTQAFDPSFMGLYSDAAGTARTAKDFKVFYSKVPTGSSYTMDHSTLSYLFDPQGRLRVALKHEASAAEVADDVRALLAD from the coding sequence ATGTTCAGCTTGCTTTCCCCCCGGGCGGCCCCAGGCGCCGCCCCCTCACCCACCCAGTGCCGCGAGCGCCGCCTCGCCCTGGCCCGCGGCGCCGGCCTTCTGAGCCTGAGCGCCGGCACCCTGCTGGGCCTCGCGGCCTGCCAGGAGCGCGGGCCACGTTTTCATGGCGTGAACCTCAGCGGCGCGCCCTACGGGCAGGACTTCAGCCTGCGCAATCCGCAGGGCCGCGAGCTACGTCTGGCCGACTTCCGGGGTCAGGTCGTGCTGCTCTTCTTCGGCTTCACCCAGTGCCCCGACATCTGCCCCACGGCGCTGAGCCGGGCCGTGGCCGTGCGCCAGCTGCTGGGCCCGCAGGCCGAGCGCCTGCAGGTGCTCTTCATGACCATCGACCCCGAACGCGACAGCCCCGCCCTGCTGCAGGCCTATACCCAGGCCTTCGACCCCAGCTTCATGGGCCTGTACAGCGACGCCGCCGGCACCGCCCGCACGGCCAAGGACTTCAAGGTCTTCTACAGCAAGGTGCCCACCGGCAGCAGCTACACCATGGACCACAGCACCCTGAGCTATCTCTTCGATCCCCAGGGCCGGCTGCGCGTGGCACTCAAGCACGAGGCCAGCGCCGCCGAGGTGGCCGACGACGTGCGCGCCCTGCTGGCGGACTGA